A window of Actinomadura viridis genomic DNA:
GGCACGGTCGAGAAGGTGGCGCTGGAGCGCACCGGCCGGGTCGCGGTACGGGTCCGGGTGGACCAGGGGGTGAAGGTGCCCCGTACGGCCGCCGCCCGGATCGAGCCGGTCTCGGTGTTCGGCCCCAAGGACCTCGCCCTGGACCTCGGCGCCGGCGAGCTGACCGGGCCGTACCTGCCCGACGGCGGCCGGATCGCGCGGACCAGCGACCCGCAGGAGCTGGCGGAGACCGCCTGGCCCGCCTACCGGCTCACCCGGGCGATCAACCCCGACGAGGTCACCACGATCCTGCGCACCCTCTCCGGCGGCCTGTCCGGGCAGGGCCCGGCGCTGCGCCGCACCATCGGCAACGGGGCCACGGTGGTCGAGGCCGCGCACGCCAACCGGGCCGCGATCCAGAGCCTGATCGACGACATCAGCGGCCTGTCGGGCGAGCTGGGCCCGCGCGGCGGCACGATCAACGCGACCGTCCGCGACCTCAACCGGCTCTCGCCGGTCATCAGCGGCCGGCCCGACAAGGTGACCCGGCTGCTGGAGGAGTCCGCCAGGCTCGCCGACACCGTCGGCGGCACCCTGGAACGGCGCGGCGCCGACCTCGGCACGATCGTGGACGAGGCCAGCCGGGCCGTGTCCGTGGTGGCCGGGCAGCGGCGGAACGTCCCGGTCCTGATCGACTCCCTCAACGGGTTCTTCGAGATGCTGGCGAGGATCATCCGGACCGACGGGCCCGAGGGGACGAAGCTCGCCTCGGTCATCGCCACGCTGCCGCTGGACCTGTGCAAGGCCATCGCCGACGTCTGCGAGACGCCGTCCTCGGGCGGCGCCTCCGCCTCGCAGGCCGGGCCGCGGATGGTGATCCAGCCGTGAGCCGGGTCGGACGCGGCCCCGACACGGGCGTGATCCTCAAGTTCCTGGTCTTCGTCGCGGTGACCGGGCTGCTGACGTTCTTCATCGGCCAGCAGATCCTGGCCGCCGGCTTCAACGACCGCTACCGGCTGACCGCCACCTTCGACGACGTCACCGGCCTCCTGGAGGGCGACCTCGTCAAGGTCGCGGGCGCGCCGGTCGGGCAGGTCACCGGCATAGAGGTCCGGCGCGGCAAGGCCGTCGTCGCGCTGGAGGTGGACCGCGAGATCCGCGTCCCCGACGACTCGACCGCCGCGATCCGCTGGCGCAACGTGATGGGCCAGCGGGTCATCTACCTGGAGCCGGGCCGCAGCCGGGCCAAACTGGGCGACGGGGCCCGGGTCCCGCACACCCGGTCCGTGGTCGATCTCGGCGCGATCGTCAACAGCCTCGGCCCGCTGACCCGCAACCTCGACCCGAACCAGATCAACAAGATCCTCTTCGCCTTCACCCAGGCGCTGGACGGCAACGAGCAGAACATCGAGCTGCTCGTCCAGAACTTCGACGCGCTGCTGGGGACGTTCAACGCCCGCCGCGCCACGATCGACCGGATGATCGACGACTACCGGACCGTCAGCGACGCGGTGGCCACCCGGGACCGGCAGATCGCCGCGAGCGTCGACAACCTCAGGGAGCTGACCCGGGTGTTCGCCGGCAACCACCGGCTGCTGGAGAACGCCGTGGTGCAGGTGTCCGGGGTGACCACCAACCTCAACCAGGTCCTGGGCGGCAACGACGCACAGCTCGCCCGCATCATCGACAACCTCGGCAAGTTCAGCGAGACGTTCCGGCTGAACGTCGACCAGCTGGAGAAGATGGTGCAGAACCTCCCGCTCACCCTGCGGCAGCTGTTCGCCGCCATCAACGGCGGGCACTTCATGCGGACCAACGTGATCTGCCTGAACGTCGTCCAGGGCCCCTGCCCGTTCCCGATGTCGCTGCCCAGGGCGCCCGGCGACCAGGCGCCGACCCGGCAGGAACTCGACAAACTCCAGGCCATGCTGCGGGGAGGCCGGTGATGGCGCTGAAGTCGCTGCGCGACGTCAACCATCGGATCGTCGCGATCGTCACCCTCACCGCGCTCGGCGCCGCCTGCGCCTTCGCTTTCGCGGTCGGCCAGCTGAAACTGTTCGAACGCGGCTACACGATGAGCGGGGTGTTCTCCGACACCGCGGGCCTCAAGAAGGGCCAGGACGTGCGGGTGGCGGGGGTGAAGGCGGGCCGGGTCACCGCGGTGGAGCCCGACTTCTCCACCGGCACCGTCGTCGTCACCTGGCACGTCGACGCCGGCATCGACCTCGGCCCGGCCACCCGCGCCGAGATCCAGACCACCACCCTGCTGGGCGGCCGGTACCTGCGGCTGTCCGGCCCGGTCGCCGAGCCGTACATGGCGGAGGTGCCCCAGTCGCGCCGCCGGATCCCGCTGCAGCGCACCGCGGTGCCGTTCACCGTGCCGGAGGCCCTGGACAGCGCGCAGAGCATCGTCGGACGGCTCGACCAGCGCAGCGTCGACACCCTGCTGACCCAGATCACCAAGATCGAGTCGCCGGGCGCGCAGCAGCTCACCCGCATCCTGGTCAACCTGCGGCAGCTGTCCCGGACGCTGAACGACTCGTTCCCCGAGATCGAGAAGCTGATCCAGAACAGCAAGACGATCACCGGGACGCTGGCCGCCAAGGAGGCCGAGCTCAAGCAGATCATCAACGCGAGCCAGGTACTGCTGCGGAGCCTGGTGGAGCGCCGCAACGAGCTCGCCGCCACCATCGGCCAGGGCAGCCGCACGGTCCGGACGCTGTCCAACGTGATCTCCGACAACCAGCGGGAGCTCGACACCCTGCTGGACAACCTGCACCTGCTGACCACCCGGCTGGCTCCCAACATGGACGCCCTCAACACCGACTTCGCACTGCTGGGGCCGACGTTCAGCCAGGTGGCCGCCCTCAAGGGCAATGGGCCGTGGATCGAGGGCCTGATGACCGGGCTCGGGCCCCTGCAGCCCGGTGGGCCGATCTCCACCCGGAGGCCCCCGGCCGAGCGGCAAGGAGCGAACTGATGACGCGACCACGCGCCGGCGGGCCGGGGCCCGTCACCGGCAGGGCGCGCAAGGCCGTCGCGGCCCTCCTGGGCCTGGCCGTGGCCGCCGCGGGCGGCTGCTCGGCC
This region includes:
- a CDS encoding MCE family protein, with the protein product MSDEPLSKRSRTLFGLVGAGVIAGSAALVALGSSPSHEGSTYYTASFGRAGQGLDPGKSDVKIRGITVGTVEKVALERTGRVAVRVRVDQGVKVPRTAAARIEPVSVFGPKDLALDLGAGELTGPYLPDGGRIARTSDPQELAETAWPAYRLTRAINPDEVTTILRTLSGGLSGQGPALRRTIGNGATVVEAAHANRAAIQSLIDDISGLSGELGPRGGTINATVRDLNRLSPVISGRPDKVTRLLEESARLADTVGGTLERRGADLGTIVDEASRAVSVVAGQRRNVPVLIDSLNGFFEMLARIIRTDGPEGTKLASVIATLPLDLCKAIADVCETPSSGGASASQAGPRMVIQP
- a CDS encoding MlaD family protein; translated protein: MSRVGRGPDTGVILKFLVFVAVTGLLTFFIGQQILAAGFNDRYRLTATFDDVTGLLEGDLVKVAGAPVGQVTGIEVRRGKAVVALEVDREIRVPDDSTAAIRWRNVMGQRVIYLEPGRSRAKLGDGARVPHTRSVVDLGAIVNSLGPLTRNLDPNQINKILFAFTQALDGNEQNIELLVQNFDALLGTFNARRATIDRMIDDYRTVSDAVATRDRQIAASVDNLRELTRVFAGNHRLLENAVVQVSGVTTNLNQVLGGNDAQLARIIDNLGKFSETFRLNVDQLEKMVQNLPLTLRQLFAAINGGHFMRTNVICLNVVQGPCPFPMSLPRAPGDQAPTRQELDKLQAMLRGGR
- a CDS encoding MlaD family protein codes for the protein MALKSLRDVNHRIVAIVTLTALGAACAFAFAVGQLKLFERGYTMSGVFSDTAGLKKGQDVRVAGVKAGRVTAVEPDFSTGTVVVTWHVDAGIDLGPATRAEIQTTTLLGGRYLRLSGPVAEPYMAEVPQSRRRIPLQRTAVPFTVPEALDSAQSIVGRLDQRSVDTLLTQITKIESPGAQQLTRILVNLRQLSRTLNDSFPEIEKLIQNSKTITGTLAAKEAELKQIINASQVLLRSLVERRNELAATIGQGSRTVRTLSNVISDNQRELDTLLDNLHLLTTRLAPNMDALNTDFALLGPTFSQVAALKGNGPWIEGLMTGLGPLQPGGPISTRRPPAERQGAN